In the genome of Pirellulales bacterium, one region contains:
- a CDS encoding TatD family hydrolase, with protein sequence MRLFDSHAHLNQSDFDEDRPAVIERARQAGVTSIVTVGYNVASSVQNVEIAATFPGLFAAVGIQPNDTVHAGADDWQRIVDLVAAPRVVAIGETGLDRYWDTSPLELQQDYFDRHLRLSQQTGLPFIVHTRESDAEVLAMLRGARTRGPLSGVMHSFTGSEETAAECVSLGLYISFAGMATFKKSDALRAIAVMIPADRILIETDCPYLSPHPLRGRRNEPAHLLHTAECLAAVRGVSLEEFVAQTTENASRLFRVTST encoded by the coding sequence ATGCGGCTGTTCGACTCTCACGCCCATTTGAACCAGAGCGATTTCGACGAAGATCGCCCGGCAGTGATCGAGCGCGCGCGCCAAGCAGGCGTGACATCGATCGTCACGGTCGGCTACAACGTTGCCTCTAGTGTGCAGAATGTCGAGATCGCGGCGACTTTTCCGGGCCTATTTGCCGCCGTGGGAATCCAACCCAACGATACGGTGCACGCCGGCGCGGATGACTGGCAGCGCATAGTAGACCTGGTCGCTGCGCCGCGCGTGGTGGCAATTGGCGAGACCGGACTGGACCGATATTGGGATACCTCCCCGCTGGAGTTGCAGCAGGATTATTTCGATCGGCATCTACGGCTGTCGCAGCAGACTGGTCTGCCGTTCATCGTCCACACGCGCGAAAGCGACGCCGAAGTACTGGCGATGTTGCGCGGGGCGCGCACACGTGGCCCGCTGTCAGGAGTAATGCACTCCTTCACGGGCAGCGAAGAGACGGCCGCCGAGTGCGTTTCTCTGGGGCTATACATTAGCTTTGCCGGCATGGCGACGTTCAAAAAATCCGACGCCTTGCGCGCGATAGCAGTGATGATTCCGGCCGATCGGATTTTGATCGAAACGGATTGTCCCTATCTCTCGCCGCATCCCTTGCGCGGCCGGCGGAATGAGCCTGCCCACCTGCTGCACACGGCCGAATGCCTGGCCGCGGTGCGCGGCGTCAGTCTCGAGGAGTTCGTCGCGCAGACAACGGAAAACGCATCCCGTTTGTTTCGTGTGACCTCAACATAA
- the pheA gene encoding prephenate dehydratase: MAELRAAVDRIDRQLIAQINVRANLVLEIGKLKEAAHQPVFVPGREEEILARVVELSKGPLSPDSMRAVFREIISGSRQLERRLRVAFLGPLYTYSHIATLHRFGQSVELIPVGSIAAVFEEVHRKQADYGLVPIENSTDGRIADTLDTFMRLRVRICGEVQLRIHHALLGRCPRSEVSEVYSKPQALSQCRNWLAKHLPTARPIEVTSTSAAAQIAFDKPGAAAIASVQAAAQYGLEIIAESIEDNPDNITRFAVIGADAAARSGRDKTAAMFQIEHRPGSLAEAINIFKRNRLNLTWIESFPISHGEYLFFIELDGHESDLKVRRALQALAKKTLRFEILGSCPRTEPVG; this comes from the coding sequence GGTCGACCGCATCGACCGCCAATTGATTGCGCAGATCAACGTACGGGCCAACCTCGTGCTGGAAATCGGCAAGCTGAAAGAGGCAGCCCATCAGCCAGTGTTTGTCCCGGGGCGCGAGGAAGAGATCCTGGCCCGCGTCGTGGAACTGAGCAAGGGCCCTCTTTCCCCTGACAGCATGCGCGCCGTGTTTCGCGAGATTATCAGTGGATCGCGGCAGCTCGAACGACGATTGCGTGTCGCATTTCTCGGCCCCCTATACACCTATAGCCATATCGCGACTCTGCACCGTTTTGGCCAAAGTGTCGAGCTTATCCCCGTCGGATCGATCGCGGCCGTATTCGAGGAGGTACATCGTAAACAGGCGGACTACGGACTGGTGCCGATCGAGAATTCCACCGATGGCCGGATTGCCGACACGCTCGATACGTTCATGCGGCTGCGCGTGCGCATTTGTGGCGAGGTTCAGTTGCGAATTCATCATGCGTTGTTGGGACGTTGCCCGCGTAGCGAAGTGTCCGAGGTTTACAGCAAGCCGCAGGCGCTGTCGCAGTGCCGTAATTGGTTGGCAAAACACTTACCGACGGCCCGCCCTATTGAAGTCACCAGCACCTCGGCGGCCGCGCAAATCGCCTTCGACAAGCCCGGTGCCGCGGCCATCGCCAGCGTTCAGGCAGCCGCTCAGTACGGGCTAGAGATCATCGCGGAAAGCATCGAGGACAATCCAGACAATATCACCCGGTTTGCAGTCATTGGCGCCGACGCCGCCGCACGGTCGGGCCGGGATAAGACCGCCGCCATGTTCCAGATTGAACACCGCCCCGGTTCGCTGGCCGAGGCGATCAATATCTTCAAAAGGAACCGCTTGAATCTTACCTGGATCGAATCGTTTCCGATCAGCCACGGCGAATACCTGTTCTTCATCGAGTTGGACGGCCACGAGTCCGACCTGAAGGTCCGCCGGGCGCTGCAGGCCTTGGCCAAGAAAACCCTGCGGTTCGAGATTCTTGGATCGTGCCCACGCACCGAGCCGGTCGGCTAG